One Amphiprion ocellaris isolate individual 3 ecotype Okinawa chromosome 5, ASM2253959v1, whole genome shotgun sequence genomic region harbors:
- the ccndbp1 gene encoding cyclin-D1-binding protein 1 homolog isoform X2 yields the protein MSADNSGGNVSVPLRNLLNSIQCIRDRAKDGESNESDGVFNLSNFWGTLNQAVKAVSLEATKLSLAFSKPPLPSQQDGEKLSESILKSVLTLSTVYYWLPKSQGVSLRRQVRDATVEVLDGVTQLLEVILSSPLQSLSQEQLTSTGGVWSACDRFGQLPQDNKAAVLVVLSSQIAVVKDAIEEIEQALSEAEDPFNDVLDDDQEEENPRGNQDMYWSEQDRRVIAPCQGLMKASTACLRKLTSAVKANGDSGSPQNVAQLDDLADISKEISPGYLNWQHF from the exons ATGAGTGCTGATAATTCTGGTGGAAACGTGTCTGTTCCTTTACGAAACCTGCTGAACTCCATCCAGTGTATCAGAGACCGAGCCAAAG ATGGAGAATCGAACGAGTCAGATGGAGTGTTTAACCTCTCCAACTTCTGGGGCACTCTGA ACCAGGCAGTGAAGGCAGTATCCCTGGAAGCCACTAAGCTGAGCCTGGCCTTTTCCAAACCCCCTCTGCCGTCACAACAG GATGGAGAGAAGTTGTCAGAGTCCATCCTAAAGAGTGTCCTGACTCTGTCTACAGTGTATTACTGGCTACCTAAGAGCCAAG GGGTGAGTCTGCGTCGGCAGGTCAGAGACGCCACAGTCGAGGTTCTGGACGGAGTCACACAGCTGCTGGAGGTCATACTGAGCTCACCGCTGCAAAG TCTGAGCCAGGAACAGCTGACGTCAACTGGAGGAGTGTGGTCAGCCTGTGATCGGTTTGGTCAGCTGCCTCAAG ATAATAAGGCAGCAGTGCTGGTGGTTCTGTCCTCTCAGATTGCAGTTGTTAAAGACGCCATAGAGGAAATCGAACAG GCATTATCTGAGGCTGAGGATCCATTCAACGACGTACTTGATGATGACCAGGAAGAGGAGAATCCTCGGGGCAACCAGGACATGTACTGGTCAGAACAGGACCGCCGAGTGATTGCTCCGTGTCAAGGGCTGATGAAAGCATCGACGGCGTGTCTGAGGAAACTGACGTCGGCCGTCAAAGCTAACGGCGACTCAGGCTCACCCCAGAATGTGGCTCAGCTTGATGACTTGGCCGACATCAGCAAGGAAATCAGCCCTGG GTATCTAAACTGGCagcacttttaa
- the ccndbp1 gene encoding cyclin-D1-binding protein 1 homolog isoform X1 → MSADNSGGNVSVPLRNLLNSIQCIRDRAKDGESNESDGVFNLSNFWGTLNQAVKAVSLEATKLSLAFSKPPLPSQQDGEKLSESILKSVLTLSTVYYWLPKSQGVSLRRQVRDATVEVLDGVTQLLEVILSSPLQSLSQEQLTSTGGVWSACDRFGQLPQDNKAAVLVVLSSQIAVVKDAIEEIEQALSEAEDPFNDVLDDDQEEENPRGNQDMYWSEQDRRVIAPCQGLMKASTACLRKLTSAVKANGDSGSPQNVAQLDDLADISKEISPGVDDLALCLYPPMDYSGVENNVSKLAALLKKFLEIIRSSHVCGESELTWVQFLEGAVDHNLQKAKDLIQQDS, encoded by the exons ATGAGTGCTGATAATTCTGGTGGAAACGTGTCTGTTCCTTTACGAAACCTGCTGAACTCCATCCAGTGTATCAGAGACCGAGCCAAAG ATGGAGAATCGAACGAGTCAGATGGAGTGTTTAACCTCTCCAACTTCTGGGGCACTCTGA ACCAGGCAGTGAAGGCAGTATCCCTGGAAGCCACTAAGCTGAGCCTGGCCTTTTCCAAACCCCCTCTGCCGTCACAACAG GATGGAGAGAAGTTGTCAGAGTCCATCCTAAAGAGTGTCCTGACTCTGTCTACAGTGTATTACTGGCTACCTAAGAGCCAAG GGGTGAGTCTGCGTCGGCAGGTCAGAGACGCCACAGTCGAGGTTCTGGACGGAGTCACACAGCTGCTGGAGGTCATACTGAGCTCACCGCTGCAAAG TCTGAGCCAGGAACAGCTGACGTCAACTGGAGGAGTGTGGTCAGCCTGTGATCGGTTTGGTCAGCTGCCTCAAG ATAATAAGGCAGCAGTGCTGGTGGTTCTGTCCTCTCAGATTGCAGTTGTTAAAGACGCCATAGAGGAAATCGAACAG GCATTATCTGAGGCTGAGGATCCATTCAACGACGTACTTGATGATGACCAGGAAGAGGAGAATCCTCGGGGCAACCAGGACATGTACTGGTCAGAACAGGACCGCCGAGTGATTGCTCCGTGTCAAGGGCTGATGAAAGCATCGACGGCGTGTCTGAGGAAACTGACGTCGGCCGTCAAAGCTAACGGCGACTCAGGCTCACCCCAGAATGTGGCTCAGCTTGATGACTTGGCCGACATCAGCAAGGAAATCAGCCCTGG CGTTGATGATCTGGCCCTCTGCCTGTATCCGCCCATGGACTACAGTGGAGTAGAAAACAAT GTATCTAAACTGGCagcacttttaaagaaatttctgGAGATTATCAG GTCCAGTCATGTGTGTGGCGAATCAGAGCTGACCTGGGTTCAGTTCTTAGAGGGAGCCGTCGACCACAACCTGCAGAAAGCCAAAGACCTCATTCAGCAGGACAGCTAG